From the genome of Rathayibacter sp. VKM Ac-2759, one region includes:
- a CDS encoding holo-ACP synthase: MIVGIGVDVVDLARFERAIARTPRLRERLFAESERELPVASLAGRFAAKEALIKALGDSVGARWHDMVVERDEHGNPSFALQGPARAAAEARGIARLHLSMTHDAGVACAFVVAES, from the coding sequence GTGATCGTGGGGATCGGCGTGGACGTGGTCGACCTCGCCCGCTTCGAGCGGGCGATCGCCCGCACCCCGCGCCTGCGCGAGCGCCTGTTCGCCGAGAGCGAACGCGAGCTCCCGGTCGCCTCGCTCGCGGGGCGGTTCGCGGCGAAGGAGGCGCTCATCAAGGCGCTCGGCGACTCCGTCGGCGCCCGCTGGCACGACATGGTCGTGGAGCGCGACGAGCACGGAAACCCGTCCTTCGCCCTGCAGGGCCCGGCGCGGGCCGCGGCCGAGGCGCGGGGGATCGCACGGCTGCACCTCTCGATGACGCACGATGCGGGAGTCGCCTGCGCGTTCGTGGTGGCCGAGTCGTGA
- the truA gene encoding tRNA pseudouridine(38-40) synthase TruA, whose protein sequence is MLHRVRLDLAYDGTHFAGWAKQPGLRTVQGVLEDALAVLLRTEERPVVTVAGRTDAGVHASAQVAHLDLTDEQWQRLSGPRRATDETLLPPAALERRLRGYLGQYSDVSVHRISAAPEGFDARFSARWRRYEYRLADASSMRHPLERASTTWITESLDEGEMARAAHALLGLHDFASFCRARVGATTIRSLLDFEWERDTDGVLHAHLRADAFCHSMVRALVGACVAVGMGKLDASEVTGLRDGVARTNAFGVMPARGLILREIDYPDDASLAERAVITRAKRTVATVDSDGKDPE, encoded by the coding sequence ATGCTTCACCGAGTCCGCCTCGATCTGGCCTACGACGGCACGCACTTCGCGGGATGGGCCAAGCAGCCGGGTCTGCGGACGGTGCAGGGGGTGCTCGAGGACGCCCTCGCCGTGCTCCTGCGGACCGAGGAGCGCCCCGTGGTCACGGTGGCCGGCCGGACGGATGCCGGAGTCCACGCGAGCGCGCAGGTGGCGCACCTGGATCTCACCGATGAGCAGTGGCAGCGCCTCAGCGGTCCGCGCCGCGCGACCGACGAGACGCTCCTCCCACCGGCCGCTCTGGAGCGCCGCCTGCGCGGGTACCTCGGGCAGTACTCCGACGTCTCGGTGCACCGGATCTCGGCGGCGCCGGAGGGGTTCGACGCCCGCTTCTCGGCGCGGTGGCGCCGCTACGAGTACCGCCTCGCCGACGCCTCCTCGATGCGGCACCCGCTCGAGCGCGCCTCCACGACCTGGATCACCGAGTCGCTCGACGAGGGTGAGATGGCGCGCGCGGCGCACGCGCTGCTCGGGCTGCACGACTTCGCGTCGTTCTGCCGGGCGCGCGTGGGCGCGACCACGATCCGCAGCCTCCTCGACTTCGAGTGGGAGCGCGACACCGACGGGGTGCTGCACGCCCACCTGCGGGCGGACGCCTTCTGCCACAGCATGGTGCGGGCCCTGGTGGGCGCGTGCGTCGCGGTCGGCATGGGCAAGCTGGACGCATCGGAGGTCACGGGCCTGCGCGACGGCGTCGCCCGGACGAACGCCTTCGGCGTGATGCCGGCCCGCGGCCTGATCCTGCGCGAGATCGACTACCCCGACGACGCCTCCCTCGCAGAGCGCGCCGTGATCACCCGCGCCAAGCGCACGGTGGCTACGGTCGACTCCGATGGGAAGGACCCCGAATGA
- a CDS encoding DNA-directed RNA polymerase subunit alpha — protein sequence MLIAQRPTLTEENISEFRSRFVIEPLEPGFGYTLGNSLRRTLLSSIPGAAVTSIRIDGVLHEFTTVPGVREDVTEIILNIKGLVVSSEHDEPITAYLRKQGAGQVTAADISAPAGVEIHNPDLVIATLNDKAKFELELTIERGRGYVSATQNRSEFSEAGQIPVDSIYSPVLKVTYRVEATRAGERTDFDRLVVDVESKPAITPRDAIASAGRTLTELFGLARELNTAAEGIEIGPAPVDAVLSTELSMPIEDLDLSVRSYNCLKREGINNVNELVALSETQLMNIRNFGQKSVDEVKEKLTELGLSLKDSVPGFDGAHFYSYDDESI from the coding sequence GTGCTTATCGCACAGCGCCCGACGCTCACCGAGGAGAACATCTCGGAGTTCCGTTCCCGCTTCGTCATCGAGCCCCTCGAGCCCGGCTTCGGCTACACGCTCGGCAACTCGCTGCGTCGCACCCTGCTGTCCTCCATCCCCGGCGCCGCTGTCACCAGCATCCGGATCGACGGAGTGCTGCACGAGTTCACGACGGTCCCGGGAGTCCGCGAGGACGTCACCGAGATCATCCTGAACATCAAGGGACTCGTCGTCTCGTCCGAGCACGACGAGCCGATCACCGCCTACCTGCGCAAGCAGGGCGCGGGTCAGGTCACCGCCGCGGACATCTCGGCTCCGGCCGGTGTCGAGATCCACAACCCGGACCTCGTCATCGCCACGCTGAACGACAAGGCCAAGTTCGAGCTCGAGCTGACGATCGAGCGCGGCCGCGGCTACGTCTCGGCGACCCAGAACCGCAGCGAGTTCTCCGAGGCCGGCCAGATCCCGGTCGACTCGATCTACTCGCCCGTGCTCAAGGTCACCTACCGCGTCGAGGCGACCCGTGCCGGTGAGCGCACCGACTTCGACCGCCTGGTCGTCGACGTCGAGTCGAAGCCGGCGATCACGCCGCGCGACGCCATCGCGTCGGCCGGTCGCACGCTGACCGAGCTGTTCGGTCTCGCCCGCGAGCTCAACACCGCGGCCGAGGGCATCGAGATCGGCCCCGCGCCGGTCGACGCCGTCCTCTCGACCGAGCTGTCGATGCCCATCGAGGACCTCGACCTCTCCGTGCGCAGCTACAACTGCCTGAAGCGCGAGGGCATCAACAACGTCAACGAGCTCGTCGCCCTGTCGGAGACGCAGCTCATGAACATCCGCAACTTCGGACAGAAGTCGGTGGATGAGGTCAAGGAGAAGCTGACCGAGCTGGGCCTGTCGCTGAAGGACTCGGTCCCCGGGTTCGACGGAGCCCACTTCTACAGCTACGACGACGAGAGCATCTAG
- the rplQ gene encoding 50S ribosomal protein L17, giving the protein MPKPTKGPRLGGGPAHERLLLANLAAALFTHKSIKTTETKAKRLRPLAERLVTFAKRGDLHARRRVLATIGDKSVVHELFTEIAPLVAEREGGYTRITKIGPRKGDNAPMAVIELVLEPVTPKAKKSRTSAAPVAAPVDDAPASVEETSTDETAVQDAPVEDAPVQDAPVEETGTETK; this is encoded by the coding sequence ATGCCCAAGCCCACGAAGGGCCCCCGCCTCGGAGGCGGTCCCGCACACGAGCGTCTGCTGCTCGCGAACCTGGCCGCGGCCCTGTTCACGCACAAGAGCATCAAGACGACCGAGACGAAGGCCAAGCGCCTGCGTCCCCTCGCCGAGCGTCTCGTGACGTTCGCCAAGCGCGGCGACCTGCACGCCCGTCGTCGCGTCCTCGCGACGATCGGCGACAAGTCGGTCGTCCACGAGCTCTTCACCGAGATCGCGCCGCTGGTCGCCGAGCGTGAGGGCGGCTACACCCGCATCACGAAGATCGGCCCGCGCAAGGGCGACAACGCGCCCATGGCCGTCATCGAGCTCGTCCTCGAGCCCGTGACGCCGAAGGCGAAGAAGTCGCGCACCTCGGCGGCGCCCGTCGCCGCTCCGGTGGACGACGCTCCCGCGTCGGTCGAGGAGACCAGCACCGACGAGACGGCCGTCCAGGACGCGCCCGTCGAGGACGCGCCCGTTCAGGACGCTCCCGTCGAGGAGACCGGCACCGAGACCAAGTAG
- the glmM gene encoding phosphoglucosamine mutase has product MPRLFGTDGVRGLANREVTADLALGLAQAAARVLGAAARAEGRRPVAVLARDPRISGQFIGAAVAAGLASAGVDVLDAGVIPTPATAYLIADERADFGVMISASHNPAADNGIKFFAAGGRKLPDELENRIEAALGVPPLTPTGADVGRIRRFADAEDRYVVHLLGSLGSTRLDGLHVVIDCAHGAAAGISPEVFTDAGATVTVIGNDPDGLNINDGVGSTHLDNVAEAVRAAGADLGIAHDGDADRCLAVDADGRVVDGDQIMAILATSMARRGVLRDNVLVATVMSNLGLKLAMAEAGIRVIQTGVGDRYVLEAMNEGEYSLGGEQSGHVIMSRYATTGDGVLTGLQLAAEMARTGKTLAELASVMSVFPQTLVNVRGVDRDGVHDDEVIAAAVARASSELGTDGRVLLRPSGTEPMVRVMVEAKTQETADRLAESLAAVVLAQLRSAH; this is encoded by the coding sequence ATGCCGCGCCTTTTCGGAACCGACGGCGTCCGTGGCCTCGCGAATCGCGAGGTCACGGCCGACCTGGCCCTCGGCCTCGCCCAGGCGGCCGCCCGTGTACTCGGTGCGGCCGCCCGGGCCGAAGGCCGACGGCCCGTCGCCGTCCTCGCCCGCGACCCCCGCATCTCCGGTCAGTTCATCGGAGCGGCCGTCGCCGCGGGTCTCGCCAGCGCGGGGGTCGACGTCCTCGACGCCGGCGTGATCCCCACGCCCGCCACCGCGTACCTCATCGCCGACGAGCGCGCCGACTTCGGCGTGATGATCTCGGCCTCGCACAACCCGGCCGCCGACAACGGCATCAAGTTCTTCGCGGCGGGCGGCCGCAAGCTGCCCGACGAGCTCGAGAACCGCATCGAGGCGGCTCTCGGAGTCCCGCCGCTCACACCGACCGGGGCCGACGTCGGACGCATCCGCCGCTTCGCCGACGCCGAGGACCGCTACGTGGTCCACCTGCTCGGCTCGCTCGGCAGCACCCGGCTCGACGGCCTGCACGTCGTCATCGACTGCGCCCACGGCGCGGCCGCCGGCATCTCGCCCGAGGTCTTCACCGACGCCGGCGCGACCGTCACGGTGATCGGCAACGATCCCGACGGCCTCAACATCAACGACGGAGTGGGCTCCACCCACCTCGACAACGTCGCGGAGGCGGTCCGCGCCGCCGGCGCCGACCTCGGCATCGCGCACGACGGCGACGCCGACCGCTGCCTCGCGGTCGACGCCGACGGACGCGTCGTCGACGGCGACCAGATCATGGCGATCCTCGCGACCTCGATGGCGCGCCGCGGTGTCCTCCGCGACAACGTCCTCGTCGCGACGGTCATGAGCAACCTCGGGCTGAAGCTCGCGATGGCGGAGGCGGGCATCCGCGTCATCCAGACCGGCGTCGGCGACCGCTACGTGCTCGAGGCGATGAACGAGGGCGAGTACTCCCTCGGCGGCGAGCAGTCGGGCCACGTCATCATGAGCCGCTACGCGACCACCGGCGACGGCGTGCTCACCGGCCTTCAGCTGGCCGCCGAGATGGCACGCACCGGGAAGACGCTCGCCGAGCTGGCCTCGGTGATGAGCGTGTTCCCGCAGACCCTGGTCAACGTGCGCGGAGTCGACCGCGACGGCGTGCACGACGACGAGGTGATCGCCGCCGCGGTCGCCCGGGCCTCCTCCGAGCTCGGGACCGACGGCCGGGTGCTGCTGCGCCCCTCCGGGACCGAGCCGATGGTGCGCGTGATGGTCGAGGCCAAGACGCAGGAGACGGCCGACCGGCTGGCGGAGTCCCTCGCGGCCGTGGTGCTCGCGCAGCTGCGCTCCGCTCACTAG
- the rpsI gene encoding 30S ribosomal protein S9, which translates to MAKIADQLDVAPESYSTESTAPEASSTPRAVLNVSGAAVGRRKQAIARVRLVPGSGGMTVNAREFAEYFPNKLHQQLITDPFKVLDLIGSYDVVAKITGGGPSGQAGALRLAIARALNEIDRENNRAILKKAGFLTRDARVIERKKAGLKKARKASQFSKR; encoded by the coding sequence GTGGCGAAGATCGCAGACCAGCTCGACGTGGCTCCCGAGAGCTACTCCACCGAAAGCACGGCCCCCGAGGCGTCCTCGACGCCCCGCGCCGTCCTCAACGTCTCCGGCGCAGCCGTGGGCCGACGCAAGCAGGCCATCGCCCGCGTGCGCCTCGTCCCCGGCTCCGGCGGAATGACCGTGAACGCCCGCGAGTTCGCGGAGTACTTCCCCAACAAGCTGCACCAGCAGCTGATCACCGACCCGTTCAAGGTCCTCGACCTCATCGGCTCGTACGACGTGGTCGCCAAGATCACCGGTGGCGGCCCCTCCGGCCAGGCCGGTGCGCTCCGCCTCGCGATCGCGCGTGCGCTGAACGAGATCGACCGCGAGAACAACCGCGCCATCCTCAAGAAGGCCGGCTTCCTCACCCGCGACGCTCGCGTCATCGAGCGCAAGAAGGCCGGTCTCAAGAAGGCCCGCAAGGCGTCCCAGTTCTCGAAGCGCTAG
- the coaA gene encoding type I pantothenate kinase: protein MPSSARDPGREAHPSPFVEISRSDWAELARSTELPLTETEVVQLRGLGDRLSLTEVAEVYVPLSRLLTLYAGGARQLHRATSTFLGERAQATPFVIGVAGSVAVGKSTIARLLRELLARWDDTPRVELVTTDGFLLPNRELERRGLMARKGFPESYDRRALLRFVSEVKGGAAEVRAPFYSHLSYDIVPDAEIVVRRPDVLIVEGLNVLQPPVPGNGLAVSDLFDFTVYVDARTSDIARWYEERFLALQQGAFANPNSYFHRYAALTPDEARSRARDIWSTINEPNLVQNVRPTRSRASLVLRKQADHSVSSVLLRKI, encoded by the coding sequence ATGCCGTCGTCAGCTCGTGATCCCGGGCGCGAGGCGCACCCCTCTCCGTTCGTCGAGATCTCGCGGTCCGACTGGGCCGAGCTGGCCCGCAGCACCGAGCTGCCGCTGACCGAGACCGAGGTCGTGCAGCTGCGCGGACTCGGCGATCGGCTCAGCCTCACCGAGGTCGCCGAGGTGTACGTCCCCCTGTCGCGCCTGCTGACGCTCTACGCGGGCGGCGCGAGGCAGCTGCACCGCGCGACGAGCACGTTCCTCGGCGAGCGGGCGCAGGCGACTCCGTTCGTGATCGGAGTCGCCGGCTCGGTCGCGGTGGGCAAGTCGACGATCGCGCGGCTGCTGCGCGAGCTGCTCGCGCGCTGGGACGACACTCCGCGCGTCGAGCTGGTCACCACCGACGGGTTCCTGCTGCCCAACCGCGAGCTCGAGCGCCGCGGGCTGATGGCCCGCAAGGGGTTCCCGGAGTCTTACGACCGCCGGGCGCTGCTGCGCTTCGTCTCGGAGGTCAAGGGCGGGGCCGCGGAGGTGCGGGCGCCGTTCTACTCGCACCTCTCGTACGACATCGTCCCCGACGCCGAGATCGTCGTGCGGCGGCCCGACGTGCTGATCGTCGAGGGCCTGAACGTGCTGCAGCCCCCGGTCCCCGGGAACGGGCTCGCGGTGAGCGACCTCTTCGACTTCACGGTCTACGTCGATGCGCGCACGAGCGACATCGCCCGCTGGTACGAGGAGCGCTTCCTCGCGCTGCAGCAGGGCGCGTTCGCGAATCCGAACTCGTACTTCCACCGCTACGCCGCGCTCACCCCCGACGAGGCGCGCAGCCGCGCCCGCGACATCTGGTCGACCATCAACGAGCCCAACCTCGTGCAGAACGTGCGCCCGACCCGCTCCCGCGCGAGCCTGGTCCTGCGCAAGCAGGCCGACCACTCCGTCTCGTCGGTGCTCCTCCGCAAGATCTGA
- the rpsK gene encoding 30S ribosomal protein S11, with amino-acid sequence MATPKSAARKPRRKEKKNIAVGQAHIKSTFNNTIVSITDPSGAVISWASSGGVGFKGSRKSTPFAAQLAAESAARQAQEHGMKKVDVFVKGPGSGRETAIRSLQAAGLEVGSINDVTPQAHNGCRPPKRRRV; translated from the coding sequence TTGGCTACCCCCAAGTCGGCCGCTCGTAAGCCGCGCCGCAAGGAGAAGAAGAACATCGCAGTGGGCCAGGCCCACATCAAGTCGACGTTCAACAACACCATCGTCTCGATCACCGACCCCTCCGGGGCCGTCATCAGCTGGGCCTCGTCCGGTGGAGTCGGCTTCAAGGGCTCGCGCAAGTCGACGCCCTTCGCCGCCCAGCTCGCCGCCGAGTCGGCTGCGCGTCAGGCGCAGGAGCACGGCATGAAGAAGGTCGACGTCTTCGTGAAGGGCCCGGGCTCCGGTCGCGAGACCGCGATCCGCTCGCTCCAGGCCGCAGGCCTCGAGGTCGGCTCGATCAACGACGTCACCCCGCAGGCGCACAACGGCTGCCGCCCGCCCAAGCGTCGTCGCGTCTAG
- the tsaE gene encoding tRNA (adenosine(37)-N6)-threonylcarbamoyltransferase complex ATPase subunit type 1 TsaE, with protein sequence MEELGRSLGRVLRAGDLLVLTGPLGAGKTTFTRGLGEGLDVRGPVTSPTFVIARTHPPLHDGPPLVHVDAYRVGSPVELDDLDLDLERSVVVVEWGAGMLDGVAESWLDIVIERPTAGSEAEEGEEPIEPRSVRFRGTGWV encoded by the coding sequence ATGGAGGAGCTCGGCCGCTCCCTCGGCCGCGTGCTGCGGGCGGGCGACCTGCTGGTGCTCACCGGGCCCCTCGGCGCGGGCAAGACGACGTTCACCCGGGGTCTGGGTGAGGGGCTGGACGTGCGGGGCCCGGTGACGAGCCCCACCTTCGTGATCGCGCGGACGCATCCGCCCCTGCACGACGGCCCGCCGCTCGTGCACGTCGACGCGTACCGCGTCGGCTCGCCCGTCGAGCTGGACGACCTCGACCTCGACCTCGAGCGCTCCGTCGTGGTCGTCGAGTGGGGTGCCGGCATGCTCGACGGCGTCGCGGAGTCGTGGCTCGACATCGTCATCGAGCGCCCGACCGCGGGGTCCGAGGCCGAGGAGGGCGAGGAGCCGATCGAGCCGCGCTCCGTCCGCTTCCGCGGCACCGGCTGGGTCTGA
- the rpmJ gene encoding 50S ribosomal protein L36, with translation MKVNPSVKRICDHCKIIRRHGNVMVICSSNPRHKQRQG, from the coding sequence ATGAAGGTCAACCCCAGCGTCAAGCGCATCTGCGACCACTGCAAGATCATCCGCCGCCACGGCAACGTGATGGTCATCTGCAGCAGCAACCCCCGCCACAAGCAGCGCCAGGGCTAG
- the glmS gene encoding glutamine--fructose-6-phosphate transaminase (isomerizing), translating into MCGIVGYVGERDSLAVLLGGLKRLEYRGYDSAGVAVIDADGQLDSRKRSGKLSVLVDDLEARPLAEGTTGIGHTRWATHGGPTDRNAHPHLADDGKLAVIHNGIIENFQPLKEELEAEGAVFESETDTEVAAHLIAREYRRTGDLVLAFQAIVARLEGAFTLLALHQDQPGVVVGARRNSPLVIGLGDGENFLGSDVAAFVEFTRRAVAIGQDQIVTITPELVTVTDFFGEPVETEPFEIAWDASASEKGGWSSFMAKEITEGPEAVANTLRGRIHDGAITLPELESLDGILTEIDRITVIACGTAAYSGMVAKYAIEKWARVPVEVELSHEFRYRDPVLTPRTLVVSISQSGETMDTLMAVKYAREKGARTLSVCNTQGATIPRESDAVLYTHAGPEVAVASTKAFVAQIAALYLFGLHLATVRGAASAELVASQAAQLAAIPEKLSRVLDASEDIAQLAGWMADTRAVLFLGRHVGYPVALEGALKLKELAYIHAEGFAAGELKHGPIALIEPGQVVFVIVPSPSESYELQRKVISNIQEIKARGARVIAIAEQGDTAAIQIADEVVPIPLADPLFEPLLAVTPLQMFAMELAAAKGLDVDQPRNLAKSVTVE; encoded by the coding sequence ATGTGTGGAATCGTGGGATACGTCGGTGAGCGGGACAGCCTGGCCGTGCTGCTCGGGGGCCTGAAGCGTCTGGAGTACCGCGGCTACGACTCCGCGGGCGTCGCCGTCATCGACGCCGACGGACAGCTCGACAGCCGTAAGCGCTCGGGCAAGCTCAGCGTCCTCGTCGACGACCTGGAGGCGCGTCCGCTCGCCGAGGGCACGACCGGCATCGGGCACACCCGCTGGGCGACGCACGGCGGCCCGACCGACCGCAACGCGCACCCGCACCTCGCCGACGACGGGAAGCTCGCCGTCATCCACAACGGCATCATCGAGAACTTCCAGCCGCTCAAGGAGGAGCTCGAGGCCGAGGGCGCCGTCTTCGAGAGCGAGACCGACACGGAGGTCGCCGCGCACCTGATCGCCCGCGAGTACCGCCGCACCGGCGACCTCGTGCTGGCGTTCCAGGCGATCGTCGCCCGACTCGAGGGCGCGTTCACCCTGCTCGCCCTGCACCAGGACCAGCCGGGCGTCGTCGTCGGCGCCCGCCGCAACTCCCCGCTCGTCATCGGCCTCGGCGACGGCGAGAACTTCCTCGGCTCCGACGTGGCCGCGTTCGTCGAGTTCACCCGCCGCGCGGTCGCGATCGGCCAGGACCAGATCGTCACGATCACGCCCGAGCTGGTCACCGTCACGGACTTCTTCGGCGAGCCGGTCGAGACCGAGCCGTTCGAGATCGCGTGGGACGCCTCCGCCTCCGAGAAGGGCGGCTGGTCGAGCTTCATGGCGAAGGAGATCACCGAGGGCCCGGAGGCGGTCGCCAACACGCTGCGCGGCCGCATCCACGACGGTGCGATCACCCTGCCCGAGCTCGAGAGCCTCGACGGCATCCTCACCGAGATCGACCGCATCACCGTCATCGCCTGCGGCACCGCGGCGTACTCGGGCATGGTCGCGAAGTACGCGATCGAGAAGTGGGCGCGCGTGCCCGTCGAGGTCGAGCTGAGCCACGAGTTCCGCTACCGCGACCCGGTGCTCACGCCGCGCACGCTCGTCGTCTCGATCAGCCAGTCGGGCGAGACGATGGACACGCTGATGGCGGTCAAGTACGCCCGCGAGAAGGGCGCCCGGACGCTCTCCGTCTGCAACACGCAGGGCGCGACGATCCCGCGCGAGTCCGACGCCGTCCTCTACACGCACGCCGGCCCGGAGGTGGCGGTCGCCTCGACGAAGGCGTTCGTCGCCCAGATCGCGGCGCTGTACCTCTTCGGCCTCCACCTCGCGACGGTGCGCGGCGCCGCCTCCGCCGAGCTCGTCGCCTCGCAGGCGGCCCAGCTCGCTGCGATCCCCGAGAAGCTCTCGCGGGTGCTCGACGCCTCCGAGGACATCGCCCAGCTCGCCGGCTGGATGGCCGACACCCGTGCCGTGCTCTTCCTCGGGCGGCACGTCGGCTACCCGGTCGCGCTCGAGGGCGCGCTCAAGCTCAAGGAGCTGGCCTACATCCACGCCGAGGGCTTCGCCGCGGGCGAGCTCAAGCACGGGCCGATCGCGCTGATCGAGCCGGGCCAGGTCGTCTTCGTGATCGTGCCGAGCCCGAGCGAGTCGTACGAGCTGCAGCGCAAGGTGATCTCGAACATCCAGGAGATCAAGGCGCGCGGCGCCCGCGTCATCGCGATCGCGGAGCAGGGCGACACGGCCGCGATCCAGATCGCCGACGAGGTCGTGCCGATCCCGCTGGCCGACCCGCTGTTCGAGCCGCTGCTCGCGGTCACCCCGCTGCAGATGTTCGCGATGGAGCTCGCCGCGGCCAAGGGTCTGGACGTCGATCAGCCGCGCAACCTCGCGAAGTCCGTCACGGTCGAGTGA
- the rplM gene encoding 50S ribosomal protein L13, which yields MTRTFSPKPADVQHDWIVIDASDVVLGRLATHAAALLRGKHKATFAPHMDMGDFVIIVNAEKVALTGQKLLQKKAYRHSGYPGGLSATTYAELLEKNPARAVEKAIRGMLPKNSLGRAQLRKLKVYTGSEHPHAAQQPQAYAFNQVAQ from the coding sequence GTGACTCGCACTTTTTCTCCGAAGCCGGCTGACGTCCAGCACGACTGGATCGTCATCGACGCGTCCGACGTCGTGCTCGGCCGTCTCGCCACCCACGCCGCGGCGCTCCTGCGCGGCAAGCACAAGGCCACCTTCGCGCCGCACATGGACATGGGCGACTTCGTCATCATCGTCAACGCCGAGAAGGTCGCCCTCACCGGCCAGAAGCTCCTCCAGAAGAAGGCCTACCGCCACTCCGGCTACCCGGGCGGCCTCTCGGCCACCACGTACGCCGAGCTCCTCGAGAAGAACCCGGCCCGCGCCGTCGAGAAGGCCATCCGCGGCATGCTCCCCAAGAACTCCCTCGGTCGTGCGCAGCTGCGCAAGCTGAAGGTCTACACGGGCTCCGAGCACCCCCACGCGGCGCAGCAGCCCCAGGCGTACGCCTTCAACCAGGTCGCCCAGTAG
- the alr gene encoding alanine racemase translates to MIAPLSFREALIDTDAISANVARLRELTGARRLMAVVKANAYGHGALVAAQAALAGGADALGTADLAEAVALREAGVLAPILCWLHDPGEDFDGALEHGIDVAVSSRAQLDALAQAAEDRGVRAAVQLKVDTGLSRNGAPEQEWASLAQALARHTARGALHLTGLFSHLSNTSRADDLDQLAVLRRAAALLEEHGLAAPVVHLAATAGALRLPEARLDLVRTGIGVYGLSPFDDESALDLGLTPAMTLQGRVAGVRRVEPGTGVSYDYTYRSAGETTLALVPFGYADGIPRSASGVAEVSIAGRRHRIAGRVAMDQFVVDAGDAPVAVGDPVILWGDPTTGVPSVDEWARWCGTINYELVTRLGPRVQRRAVGGAGGVRA, encoded by the coding sequence GTGATCGCCCCGCTCTCGTTCCGCGAGGCCCTGATCGACACCGACGCGATCTCGGCGAACGTCGCGCGCCTGCGCGAGCTGACCGGTGCGCGGCGCCTGATGGCGGTCGTGAAGGCGAACGCGTACGGGCACGGGGCGCTCGTCGCCGCGCAGGCCGCGCTCGCCGGCGGAGCCGACGCGCTGGGCACCGCGGATCTCGCCGAGGCCGTCGCCCTGCGCGAGGCGGGCGTGCTCGCGCCGATCCTCTGCTGGCTGCACGACCCGGGGGAGGACTTCGACGGAGCCCTCGAGCACGGGATCGACGTCGCCGTCTCGTCGCGCGCGCAGCTCGACGCGCTCGCGCAGGCGGCGGAGGACCGCGGCGTCCGCGCCGCCGTGCAGCTCAAGGTCGACACCGGCCTCAGCCGCAACGGCGCTCCCGAGCAGGAGTGGGCGTCGCTCGCCCAGGCGCTCGCCCGCCACACCGCTCGCGGTGCCCTGCACCTCACCGGACTGTTCTCGCACCTCTCGAACACCTCGCGCGCCGACGACCTCGACCAGCTCGCCGTGCTCCGGCGCGCCGCCGCGCTCCTCGAGGAGCACGGCCTCGCCGCCCCCGTCGTGCACCTCGCCGCGACGGCCGGCGCGCTGCGGCTGCCCGAGGCGAGACTCGACCTCGTCCGCACCGGCATCGGCGTCTACGGGCTCTCGCCCTTCGACGACGAGAGCGCGCTCGACCTCGGGCTGACACCGGCGATGACGCTGCAGGGCCGGGTGGCCGGAGTGCGCCGGGTCGAGCCCGGCACCGGGGTCAGCTACGACTACACCTACCGCTCCGCCGGCGAGACCACCCTCGCCCTCGTCCCGTTCGGCTACGCCGACGGCATCCCGCGCAGTGCCTCCGGAGTCGCGGAGGTCTCGATCGCCGGGCGCCGCCACCGCATCGCCGGTCGCGTCGCGATGGACCAGTTCGTGGTCGATGCGGGCGACGCCCCGGTCGCGGTCGGCGACCCGGTCATCCTCTGGGGAGACCCGACGACCGGCGTCCCCTCGGTCGACGAGTGGGCTCGCTGGTGCGGCACGATCAACTACGAGCTCGTCACCCGCCTCGGCCCGCGGGTGCAGCGACGGGCCGTCGGCGGAGCGGGCGGCGTCCGTGCCTGA
- the rpsM gene encoding 30S ribosomal protein S13: protein MARLAGVDIPREKRVEVALTYIYGVGRTRALKVLSDTEIDGNIRVKDLSDEQLVALRDYIEGNYKVEGDLRREVAADIRRKVEIGSYEGIRHRRGLPVRGQRTKTNARTRKGPKRTVAGKKKAGRK, encoded by the coding sequence ATGGCACGTCTGGCAGGAGTAGACATCCCGCGCGAGAAGCGCGTGGAGGTCGCACTGACCTACATCTACGGGGTCGGCCGCACTCGCGCGCTCAAGGTTCTGAGCGACACCGAGATCGACGGCAACATCCGCGTCAAGGACCTCAGCGACGAGCAGCTCGTCGCCCTCCGCGACTACATCGAGGGCAACTACAAGGTGGAGGGAGACCTCCGCCGCGAGGTCGCCGCCGACATCCGCCGCAAGGTCGAGATCGGCTCGTACGAGGGCATCCGCCACCGTCGCGGCCTCCCGGTCCGTGGACAGCGCACCAAGACGAACGCGCGCACCCGCAAGGGACCCAAGCGCACCGTCGCCGGCAAGAAGAAGGCCGGCCGCAAGTAA